Below is a window of Aeromonas veronii DNA.
GCCTGATGAAAACGAACAACCGTCACAGCACAGTAAGAGGTCAGTGCTGACTCTGTCAGACCTCGAGCTGAGCTTGCTCGGTACCTTGCCGGCCGAAATCGCGGCCATCGTAGCAGGCAGTTATCGTAATAAGCGCCGTGATGAGATCCGCAGCTCGGGTTACGTGGTGCATTCGCTTGAGGCTGCACTTTGGGCTTTTTGGCATAGCCAGAGCTTTGCCCAAGGGGCCTTGCTGGCCGCCAATCTCGGTGACGATGCCGATACGGTTGCCGCTATCTATGGACAGTTAGCCGGCGCTTACTATGGCATCGATGCTATTCCAGCCGAGTGGCTCAAGAAGCTGGCGTGGAGTGAGCGTTTAATCGGTCTTGCCGCCACACTATCAGATCGCAACCTGCACCGTGTGCCTCAAGATGATGAGTTGCTGGTATTGCTCGAAACCATGCAGCGAAGTGCACAGGACGATACCACGCATCAGGGCTCTCTCTTTCTGGAATTGGTCTACGAGTGTGGTGTGATGCAGCCTGACGGTATGACGGCACCAATTGCCAGGCAGGTATTTGGGAACGGGGTGAGTTGCAGTGAGGCGTTGCTGGCTGAATCGTTACTCTGGGGTAGGGAAGAGTGCTGTTGCCTGCTCGGTGCGCTGGCGCGGGCATCCCGCTTTAACAGTTTTTGTGGATCCGATGGTATCGCGGTGGACATCGAGAGTGGAGTGATCCCGGTGATCCTGCTGCGCTTGGCCACATTGCTTGGTACCACGTTTCATCACCCCTATTTGCCAACCGACGTGGTGGAGATCCCCGCACCATGAATACTCCTCGCAATCTTATCTTCATCGGTGATGTGCATGGGCGTGCCGACAAGCTGGAGTCACTGCTAACAGCACTTAACTTTGACGCTGCCGATCCCCACTCTCGTGCCGGTGATAGCCAGTTGGTGTTTGTCGGCGATCTCATCGACAACCGTGATACCAGCAATGTGGATCATCTGCGCATCCTCTCACTGGTCAAGGATCTGTGTGAACGCGGGTTGGCCTATTGCCTCATGGGTAATCACGAATTTAATGCTGTGGGTTTTTGGGCCACGCATCCTGAGAGCAACGCCCCCCTGCGTGAGCACAACGAGAAGAATCGTCAGCAGCATCAGGTGTTTCTGGATGAGGTGGGTGAGCAAAGTAAGCAGCATCAATCGTGGATCGAGTGGTTCAAGGCGCGCCCGTTGTTTCTCGATTTTGGCCCGTTGCGAGCCATCCATGCCTGTTGGGATGAACGTGCCATTGAGCGGCTGCGCCCTTATCTCGATGACACGAATGCGCTGAAAGAAGAGCACTGGGTCAACGCCTTTGACCGCCAGCATGAGCTTTTCACGCTATGTGAAGTCGTGCTCAAAGGTCCAGAAGTTCCGCTGCCAGAGGGGCACCATTTCCTCGACAAGCATGGTGTGCCGCGTCACCACATTCGGGTGCGCTGGTGGAAGGAAAATGCCACCACTTACCGTGAGTTGGGTCAGGTGCACGATGCGGCCGTGGACAGTTTGCCTGATCTTCCACTCTCAGACAGCAACCAGCCGCTCGCACAAACGGTGCCCGTCGTGGTGGGGCACTACACACTGGGTGGTCAGCCAGCACAGCTCGGCCGGCAGGTGATCTGCGTAGACTACAACGCCGCCCATCCGGATCACCCCCTGGTGGCTTGGGAGTGGTCGCTTGACCGTCCTTCACGCTTTGTCGTGGCACCTCCGGTTTAGCCGCCCCGGAGGCCTGGTGACGTCAACTCGTTATCTCACGAGGATATACATGAATAGTTCAGTTCGTTATGGCATGGGGCGAAGGGGCCCTATTGCCTGCGCCGACAACGGCGAAAAATTTCTTATCCAATACGCAAGGAGACTGGTTGATGAGCAGTGAAGAGTGTCTGGTTTTTATCGGAGATGTGCACGCTCAATATGACCAGTTGCAAGAGCTGCTCAAGTCTGTTGATTTTGACCTCGATGATGCAGACTCCATGGCTTATTGCCCCTTCGTCACCCTGGTGTTTGTTGGGGATCTTATCGACAACAGTGCCCAGCCTGGCATTGATCATGGCAAGACGCTGGCGCTGGTCCATCAACTGCACCAGGCAGGGCGAGCCCAATGCATCATGGGGAATCACGAATTCAATGCTACCGGTTTCTGGATGCGACATCCGGTCACAGGGCTACCGCTGCGTGAGCACACCCAGGTGCATCGTGCGCAGCATCAAGGGTTCCTCGATGAGGTGGGTGAAGGGAGTGAGTGTCATCAACAGTGGGTTGAGTGGTTCATGACCCTGCCACTCTTTGTCGACTTTGGGCATGTGCGTTCAGTCCATGCCTGTTGGGATGATGATGCGATTGCCAGGTTGCGCCCCTATCTGAATGAACACAATGCCCTGCGCAAAGAGCATTGGGTCGATGCGTTCAACCCCGAGCATGAGCTGTATGCGCTGTGCGAGCTGCTGCTCAAGGGGCCAGAAACAGCGTTGCCTGAAGGGCTCTGTTTCTACGACCGAATGGGACATCCCCGGACCTCGGTGCGTCAGCGCTGGTGGCTGGAGCAGGCAACCACCTATCGAGAGTTGGCGCAGGTAAGTCGGGATATGCGTCGGTTGGTCCCTGATCTGCCCTTGCCGGCTCCATGGCAAGGTCCCGATTTGGACGTGCCTGTCGTCGTAGGACATTACGCATTGGAAGGGGTCCCTGGCCCACTGTCAAACCGGGTCATCTGCGTCGATTACAGTGGTGCCAGTGCTGAGCGACCACTTGTTAGCTACACCATCACGATTGATGAAGAGAACCCGGGGCCTCATTTCCCATCGGAAAGTCACTACTTCTCGCCTTGGTTATCGACCTACCTTGGCAGTGCCGGTGACGGTATGAATCGACAGATGTGGAAGTTGCTTGAAGAAGAGCCCGTTTGGCAACTGTCGTCGGCTCAGCATGGTGAGTTTGTGGCTCATGTGGACGAGATCCTGTGGCGTTGGTGGGATCCGGTCAATATCAACTGGCTCGATGAGTGCCGTAACGAGTATTACGGCTATGTGGATAACGTGACGACCGTTGCTCTGCTTGGGGATCTCGACACGCTGGCTGGATTTTTACTCTGCCTTGAAACCACCCATTTTGGCTCCAACCATGATAACACCCGTTGCGGACGGGTCGCCCGGCGGATTATGGATGCCTTACACGACTGTGGCGAAGCCAATGACCTGCACTAACAACACCCCCTCTCACAAAAAGCGTCGCCGGGGCACCGTCATAGTCGAACTGCCTGACGGTATTTTGCTGACACGGATGCGTCGCGACCATTACCTTCTGCCGGGGGGACAGGCTGAAAAGAACGAGCCGCGCATCATGACAGCAATCCGTGAACTCAAGGAAGAGACCGGCTTGATTGCAGAAGAGGTACGTTACCTCTTCGACTTCGAAAGCCACTATTATCGTCATAAGGTGTTTTATATTCGAGCCAGTGGTATCCCGGTACCAAGTCATGAAATTGATACGCTGGCTTATTATCAAGCGGATATGCCAGATTTGGCCGATAGCTCGAGAAAGATCATCGCGTGCTACTTGGCTCAGCATAAGAGCAGCATGGTTTAACCTGCGCACATAAGAGCAGCCTCTTGAAAAAGAGGCTGCTCTTGAATATGAAGTCACGCCAGTACCAGCTTATCTGCTTTATCTGCTTGTATAAGGTCCGTCATCTCTGATGGCTAATCGCTGTTCATCCCTCTGTGGGCATCCAGTACTCGCCAGTCAATATCTGTTTGTTGCTTACCATCCCACCAATAAAATCGGCTGCTTCTTCGTTTCTTTAAATGCTCAAACCATGGCAAAGTGATATGGTAGAAAGAGTGATAGTGCTCATTATCGGTATAATCCAGCTTGCCCAGTCTAATTATGTTTTCGACGTTTAACTTGGTTTTCTTGTGGATATATTTGCCGATGGTGACCAGGGGCGACTCTTTG
It encodes the following:
- a CDS encoding ADP-ribosylglycohydrolase family protein; this translates as MKHLQSSAQGALVGLAVGDALGTTLEFSQRDSRPALLDMIGGGPFKLAPGQWTDDTSMALCLADSLLNCHRHDPIDQLERYVRWWRQGENSVTGHCFDIGMTVSRALQCYMDQHEPYPGLQSEHSAGNGSLMRLAPIAIFYSSYHSLRDEKAALSNLVEMARRSSMTTHRHPLAVSACQVMSLFIDHAMAALAPDENEQPSQHSKRSVLTLSDLELSLLGTLPAEIAAIVAGSYRNKRRDEIRSSGYVVHSLEAALWAFWHSQSFAQGALLAANLGDDADTVAAIYGQLAGAYYGIDAIPAEWLKKLAWSERLIGLAATLSDRNLHRVPQDDELLVLLETMQRSAQDDTTHQGSLFLELVYECGVMQPDGMTAPIARQVFGNGVSCSEALLAESLLWGREECCCLLGALARASRFNSFCGSDGIAVDIESGVIPVILLRLATLLGTTFHHPYLPTDVVEIPAP
- a CDS encoding NUDIX domain-containing protein: MTCTNNTPSHKKRRRGTVIVELPDGILLTRMRRDHYLLPGGQAEKNEPRIMTAIRELKEETGLIAEEVRYLFDFESHYYRHKVFYIRASGIPVPSHEIDTLAYYQADMPDLADSSRKIIACYLAQHKSSMV